A single window of Candidatus Cloacimonadota bacterium DNA harbors:
- a CDS encoding OmpA family protein codes for MKKTFIVFIIFTVLLMVNLSAQVVAKRPYIGIHAGNVNLLGGEPNQSKFWAGGQFGYYFSEKVGLEISAGYGWTRPKESTDTEMYITYLTPLNLNLKLNLTKGTKFTPYFLLGAGILQWDRRDITGVEDGFSFSEKLGISVEDDQTTTATGGLGANWFLSSHFSLEFGARFHYLVNHTLDMNGFGGDQVGILEGRLGFNIHFGKAKDSDGDGIIDSKDGAIFESEDFDDFQDEDGIPDPDNDGDGILDVDDGAPNDPEDIDGFEDEDGIPDPDNDGDGILDVDDKSPNIAEDFDGYMDDDGAPDLDNDGDGILDYLDQCPNLAETFNGYKDDDGCPDEKPLIFEGVTFRPASDYLHLDAKAILDEVVKMLRDRPNIKMEINGYTDSTGPRDVNMDLSYYRAIAVKKYLVSKGISESRLIANGYGPDNPIASNNTEEGRRKNRRIEFVIIK; via the coding sequence ATGAAAAAAACATTTATTGTTTTTATAATTTTCACAGTATTGCTTATGGTTAATCTATCTGCTCAGGTAGTAGCAAAAAGGCCATACATTGGTATTCATGCTGGTAATGTAAATCTATTGGGTGGAGAACCCAACCAATCAAAATTCTGGGCTGGTGGACAGTTTGGATATTATTTTTCCGAAAAAGTCGGGTTGGAAATTTCTGCTGGATATGGCTGGACGCGACCCAAAGAAAGTACCGATACAGAAATGTACATTACATATCTTACTCCTCTGAATTTGAATCTGAAACTGAATTTAACAAAAGGTACGAAATTTACACCATATTTTCTGCTGGGAGCTGGAATTCTGCAGTGGGATAGAAGAGATATTACTGGCGTCGAGGATGGATTCAGTTTTTCTGAGAAGCTGGGAATTTCGGTGGAAGATGATCAAACTACCACGGCAACCGGCGGTCTGGGAGCAAACTGGTTTTTAAGCTCTCATTTCAGTTTAGAATTTGGTGCTCGCTTTCATTACCTGGTAAATCACACTTTAGACATGAATGGATTTGGTGGCGATCAAGTGGGAATTCTGGAAGGAAGATTGGGATTTAATATTCATTTTGGCAAAGCCAAAGATTCCGATGGAGATGGCATAATAGACAGTAAGGACGGTGCCATATTTGAGTCGGAAGATTTTGATGATTTTCAGGATGAAGACGGCATTCCCGATCCTGATAATGATGGAGACGGTATCCTGGATGTTGACGACGGCGCTCCAAACGATCCTGAAGATATTGATGGTTTTGAAGATGAAGATGGAATTCCCGATCCTGATAATGATGGAGACGGTATCCTGGATGTTGATGACAAATCACCCAATATAGCGGAAGATTTTGATGGTTACATGGATGATGATGGTGCTCCCGATCTGGATAATGACGGAGATGGAATTCTGGATTATCTCGATCAATGCCCTAATCTGGCTGAAACGTTTAATGGTTATAAAGACGATGATGGCTGTCCTGATGAAAAACCGCTGATCTTTGAAGGTGTCACTTTCCGACCTGCCAGCGATTATCTGCATCTGGATGCCAAAGCAATTCTGGATGAAGTAGTAAAAATGCTGAGAGACAGGCCGAATATAAAAATGGAAATTAACGGATATACAGATAGCACAGGTCCGCGTGATGTTAACATGGATCTTTCTTATTATCGCGCTATTGCAGTCAAAAAATATCTTGTAAGCAAGGGTATTTCGGAATCTCGTCTTATTGCCAATGGTTACGGACCCGATAATCCGATAGCCAGCAATAATACAGAAGAAGGAAGAAGAAAAAATAGAAGAATAGAATTCGTAATTATCAAATAA
- a CDS encoding OmpA family protein: protein MRKSVVVFVIFLCTVNAVFGQIYTKQLYLRFGGYGTKRIGGDKDWSTVRGLTDISLGYYISPRLGMEINAGYGYNTIRDDSENDWIQKYVSQDDSVNFQTIFNPISANLRFNILQNHPVIPYLMGGLGYCWWEIEETELDSILTSERNFMSIIGAGLEFEISRSFALDLSIRYHNYFDQDKDMSGIINNPDVSDGNLSIGLGFSIRFGGYVDDDGDGIGNRKDKCPNLPEDFDGFEDEDGCPDYDNDGDGLDDVVETNTGTYVNRNNTGTNPNDSDTDNDTISDYDEVYTYGSNPLKQDSDNDGISDEEEVNNYGTNPASADTDKDGLNDYDELFVYYTDPLLPDTDGDGFVDGRDKCPLEPETYNGYKDDDGCPDEKPEMLFQKRTPVILDGVQFASGSAVLTNASKSKIQKVINTLRSYPEMHLEISGHTDNTGSRNANIKLSKARADAVKNYIISQGIPAYRLRSIGLGPDYPIASNKTREGRARNRRIEFYRTK from the coding sequence ATGCGCAAAAGCGTTGTAGTTTTTGTTATTTTTCTATGCACAGTAAATGCTGTTTTTGGTCAGATCTACACAAAACAACTCTATCTTAGATTTGGTGGCTACGGAACAAAAAGAATAGGTGGAGACAAAGACTGGAGTACAGTTCGGGGTTTAACTGATATTAGTTTAGGATATTATATTTCTCCCAGATTGGGAATGGAAATAAATGCCGGTTATGGGTATAACACAATTCGGGATGATTCGGAAAATGACTGGATCCAGAAATATGTTTCGCAAGATGATTCAGTGAATTTTCAAACAATTTTCAATCCAATATCTGCAAATCTGCGCTTCAATATTCTGCAAAACCATCCTGTAATACCTTATTTGATGGGTGGATTGGGTTATTGCTGGTGGGAAATTGAGGAAACTGAACTTGATTCGATTTTAACTTCAGAAAGAAATTTTATGTCGATTATCGGTGCAGGTTTAGAATTTGAGATCAGCCGATCTTTTGCTCTCGATCTTTCGATTCGGTATCACAATTATTTCGATCAGGATAAAGACATGTCAGGAATTATCAATAATCCTGATGTTTCAGATGGAAATCTTTCGATTGGCCTGGGTTTTTCCATTCGATTTGGCGGTTATGTGGATGATGATGGAGACGGGATCGGAAATCGTAAAGATAAATGTCCAAACCTTCCTGAAGATTTTGATGGCTTTGAAGATGAAGACGGCTGTCCGGATTATGATAATGATGGAGATGGTTTGGATGATGTGGTGGAAACTAATACCGGAACTTATGTGAATCGAAATAATACCGGAACGAATCCCAATGACAGCGACACAGATAATGACACGATCTCCGATTATGATGAAGTTTACACTTATGGCAGTAATCCGTTAAAACAGGATAGTGATAACGACGGCATTTCGGATGAGGAAGAAGTTAATAATTATGGAACAAATCCCGCATCAGCCGATACTGATAAAGATGGTTTGAATGATTATGATGAACTTTTCGTTTATTACACCGATCCCCTGCTTCCAGATACTGATGGAGATGGTTTTGTGGATGGGCGGGATAAATGTCCATTAGAACCGGAAACATATAACGGCTACAAAGATGATGACGGTTGTCCTGATGAAAAACCGGAAATGCTTTTCCAAAAACGGACTCCGGTAATTTTGGATGGTGTGCAATTTGCCAGCGGAAGTGCTGTACTTACAAATGCTTCAAAATCAAAGATTCAGAAAGTAATTAATACACTTCGAAGTTATCCTGAAATGCATTTGGAAATAAGTGGTCACACCGATAACACAGGTTCCAGGAATGCAAATATCAAGCTTTCCAAAGCTCGAGCTGATGCTGTGAAAAATTACATTATCAGTCAGGGAATTCCTGCTTATCGTCTGCGCTCTATTGGGCTTGGACCGGATTATCCGATCGCTTCCAACAAGACCAGGGAAGGCAGAGCCAGAAATAGAAGAATCGAATTTTATCGTACAAAATAG
- a CDS encoding mechanosensitive ion channel, with protein MENILPKIYEWISAFGLKFLAALAILIIGRIIVNSIKKLIVKVMDKRHVDPTITTFLSSLIKTVLWVFVILAALAQLGIQTTSFLAVIGAAGLAIGLALQGSLSNFASGFLIILFRPFKVGDAVEAGGVMGMINQINMFNTEFRSFDNKKIIVPNSQIMNGTITNYTAENQRRVDLTFGVGYGSDIQKVKDILKSIINQHDLILKEPEPFVRLTELADSSLNFKVRVWSKTEDYWTVFFDLTETAKMEFDKNGINIPFPQMDVHIKNQ; from the coding sequence ATGGAGAATATTCTACCAAAAATCTATGAGTGGATTTCGGCTTTTGGTCTGAAATTCCTGGCTGCTTTAGCCATTTTGATCATTGGCCGGATTATCGTGAACAGCATCAAAAAACTGATCGTGAAAGTGATGGATAAACGTCATGTGGATCCTACTATCACCACTTTTCTCTCGTCCCTGATCAAAACGGTTCTCTGGGTATTTGTAATTTTAGCGGCTTTGGCACAACTGGGCATTCAAACTACATCCTTCCTGGCTGTGATAGGGGCTGCCGGACTGGCTATCGGTCTGGCTTTGCAGGGATCGCTTTCCAATTTTGCATCCGGTTTTCTGATTATCCTGTTCCGTCCGTTCAAGGTGGGAGATGCAGTTGAGGCCGGAGGTGTGATGGGTATGATAAATCAGATCAATATGTTCAACACAGAATTCAGGAGTTTCGATAATAAGAAGATCATCGTGCCGAATTCGCAGATCATGAACGGCACGATCACAAATTATACAGCCGAAAATCAACGGCGGGTAGATTTGACTTTTGGCGTGGGCTACGGCTCTGATATTCAGAAAGTTAAAGATATTTTGAAAAGCATAATTAATCAGCATGACCTGATCCTGAAAGAGCCGGAACCTTTTGTAAGATTAACTGAATTGGCAGACAGCTCTCTTAATTTTAAAGTGAGAGTGTGGAGCAAAACCGAAGATTATTGGACTGTCTTTTTTGATCTGACGGAAACGGCAAAAATGGAATTTGATAAGAATGGCATTAACATTCCATTCCCGCAAATGGATGTTCATATAAAAAATCAATAG
- a CDS encoding Mut7-C RNAse domain-containing protein encodes MTQLKPRFLLDENLNRLAKWLRMLGYDAAVYKRISVQKQINLAIKERRLILTRNRKTAKSALKFNRVLIAEDNHIKQLQEIIDMIRYDEDLIFSRCLDCNKLLFDIDKKKIEELVPEYVFKNFHEFKVCRRCGRIFWQGSHFDDMKNKLLQLFSFK; translated from the coding sequence ATGACTCAGCTAAAACCTCGGTTTCTGTTAGATGAAAACCTTAATCGCCTGGCAAAATGGCTTCGCATGCTGGGCTACGATGCAGCAGTTTATAAAAGAATAAGCGTTCAAAAACAGATAAATCTGGCAATCAAAGAACGCCGTCTTATACTTACCAGAAATAGAAAAACAGCCAAATCTGCTTTGAAATTCAATCGGGTTCTAATAGCGGAAGATAACCATATAAAGCAACTTCAAGAGATTATCGATATGATTAGATATGATGAAGATCTTATATTTTCCCGCTGTTTGGATTGCAACAAATTACTCTTTGATATAGATAAAAAAAAAATTGAAGAACTAGTTCCAGAATATGTATTTAAGAACTTCCATGAATTCAAAGTCTGCCGCCGCTGTGGCAGGATTTTCTGGCAGGGTTCTCATTTTGATGATATGAAAAATAAGTTGTTGCAATTATTCTCATTTAAGTAG